Proteins co-encoded in one Odocoileus virginianus isolate 20LAN1187 ecotype Illinois unplaced genomic scaffold, Ovbor_1.2 Unplaced_Contig_30, whole genome shotgun sequence genomic window:
- the LOC110124640 gene encoding olfactory receptor 52B4-like → MMTLNHTGVSHTVFRLLGIPGLEDQHIWISIPFFISYAIALFGNSLVICIILTKRNLHEPMYLFLCMLAGADIVLSTCTVPQALAIFWFNAGEISLDRCITQFFISHSTFMSESGILLVMAFDRYIAICFPLRYTTILTHTLIGKIGITIFLRSYCTIFPIVFLLKRLNFCKNNIIPHTFCEHIGLAKYACNDIRVNIWYGLFVLMSTVVLDALLIFVSYVLILHAVFHMSSQDSRHKALNTCGSHVCIIILFYGPAFFTILTQRFGRHIPPHIHILLANVCILAPPMLNPIIYGIKTKQIREQVAHIFFPKQK, encoded by the coding sequence ATGATGACTTTAAACCACACTGGTGTTAGCCACACAGTCTTCCGCTTGCTGGGCATCCCTGGCCTTGAGGACCAGCACATATGGATCTCCATCCCCTTCTTCATTTCCTATGCTATTGCCCTCTTTGGAAACAGTCTAGTCATCTGCATTATCCTCACAAAGCGCAACCTTCATGAACCCATGTACCTCTTCCTCTGCATGCTGGCTGGAGCAGACATTGTCCTCTCTACATGCACAGTCCCTCAGGCCTTGGCTATCTTCTGGTTCAATGCTGGGGAGATCTCCCTGGATCGCTGCATCACTCAGTTCTTCATCTCACACAGCACTTTTATGTCTGAGTCAGGGATCTTGCTGGTGATGGCATTTGACCGCTACATTGCCATATGCTTTCCACTGAGATACACCACTATTcttacacacacactgattgGGAAAATAGGAATTACCATCTTTCTGAGAAGTTATTGTACAATTTTTCCCATAGTATTCCTTTTGAAAAGATTGAATTTCTGCAAAAATAATATCATACCCCACACCTTTTGTGAACACATTGGTTTGGCCAAATATGCTTGTAATGACATTCGGGTGAACATCTGGTATGGACTCTTTGTCCTAATGTCAACAGTGGTTTTAGACGCCCTGCTAATTTTTGTTTCCTATGTGCTGATTCTCCATGCTGTCTTCCACATGTCTTCCCAAGACTCTCGCCACAAGGCTCTCAACACGTGTGGCTCTCATGTCTGCAtcatcattctcttttatggaCCTGCCTTCTTCACGATCCTGACTCAGAGGTTTGGTCGTCACATTCCACCTCATATTCACATCTTGTTGGCTAATGTCTGCATTCTGGCTCCACCTATGCTGAACCCTATCATTTACGGGATCAAGACCAAGCAAATCCGGGAGCAGGTGGCTCACATATTTTTTCCAAAGCAGAAATAA